CATAATTTTAGGATATGAAGAAATAAATCATAACTTCCCTTCCAAAAATAAGTtaaagtgtgctattagtatacttttaaactaaaagaagaaagtatacttcagtctatttttaatgaaattttctcatactttatgtacttttcagaaatatacttaaaattaaacttaagtatacttgacttaaaCTGACAAAATgtctaagtatatttggcctatacttatactcaatcttttgatcgagatatacttaaaagtaaaattaaatacagtattCTGTTCTTGTAGTTGGGATTACACTTTTGATTGAGTTATATTTTCCCCcacatagttttacatactgtcttaTAAAGTTACTAAGtaaacttacaagtatacttgcatTATACAAttactaaactagtagtttactgagagtagaCTACAAAGTGTATACTTTCATAAACTAGAAAATAACTTTACTCAACTAGTAAACTATCAGCATACCTCAAAGTACACTTGTAGTATAGTTGCAGTACAAATGGAAAAATGTAGTTGTAAACTAGTactcaaagtttactactgttaaacttaaagtatacttataagtatacttttatacactaaaaagtgggccaatttagtcccaaatattgaaataatacaattacaAGTATACTACTTGTACATTAATAttagtatacttaaaaatatacttaaaatttactatacttaataaaatgaacttgaagtatacttattttttgtatGGGTTGTGGGattgtttttgtgatttttttttattttttatttcagataaacagattgaatcaagtacatatatatttttaaaacatttgatgtGTATATTGCTAAAAGTTAGTCTGATTGTGTAAGACTGCTCTCCACTCATAATTGTAGTATACTAATAtgcttttatgcatttttatatatatattatttaattttgccTAATCATACGGGAATCTGATTTCTCTTACATGAAGATTTATAACAATTAAGAAATCACCTCTGCTAAATGCACTAATGTAAATGTTTcttcattaaacattaaacggCCTGGAAAAGTAATTCAGGGTCAATAAgtcaatgcagaaaaaaaagactaaCTTCAACCATTGTCCCAACCATTTGGCATAGGCAGGCTAATGAAAAAAtctgttattgtttttattgctccaaggaatgataaaaataattctGGGTGTGCTCATTAAATGGTGAAGTATAGTTGTATTACAAGTGTATTGTTTAAAATCCTAATGACATCACTATTAGAGACAAtggtttgggaaaaaaaaagtgagtatTTTGAGTGAACAAACCACTAATGATGGCATTACAGAGACAATAATTTCACATTAACCCATGTCAGGCTTTAAGGACACATTAGCGGTCTAATTATCAAACAATATCCGTCCTCTTTCTTTGCActaatttgaatttatttttctgCCTTACTAACGCTTTCAAATGGAGCCATTATGGACATTGTTTTCCATCAGCTAACTCCCTTTGCAACAGTAAACTCTAATAGAAAACACTCAGCAGGCCAGTTTTTCCTCCCGGATATTTCATGTAGTTAAGACGTTACTTCATGTTTTGACTTGACAGCCTGCATGATGTGTCAAGACTTGCCTGTGGTGTACAGGACTTCCCTGAATGTGACAATGAggagaaattacattttttttaaatttttcacATCAGCAGATTGCACATATtcattttgggggaaaaaaaaaaggttaatctCTGCTGTAGATATTTTTTCCATGTTACAATATCAACTATAAGTTGTTTTTATAGAGAATTACAtctaaatatacatattttattcatattatttaataaatagagTAAATACaaccaaatttttttttcctcctattcatttgttttttattcagtgcAGTGATCTAACATACATTGTTTTTGCTGGAAAAACAATGTAAGCTCAGAGGCAGAATTCAACTTTTACAGAAcatgaatacacacacaaatgaaccatTGCTCTCATGGTCTTCATGATAGCTTTAAAAATGTCATGCTTTGACTAAAAGGATCTTTATAGGCTACTCAGGAAATGGTTGTTTATATTCATAACAGTATATGTTATATTCAAGAGTTTGCCTAAATCAACATGCAACAGATAGTACATGAAATTAAACACCATTAGTTTCTCTTTTcaagaataaaaaacaaataataggCTACATCCAGAACTTCAGATCTGAGTCACCAGCTCAGAATTCAAAGTAATTGCTTACTGTGGCTAATGCCAATGTGCTTCATTCTCCATTAGAAAACCACTAAACAATAGAGTGTGATATGAGAAGTGTCTAATTGCTTGGACTTGGCttaaattcaaaataacaaGGGTGGGTCTCAAGTAGCCCCTGTATGCTCAGCAGTGCCACCCCTAGTGGCAGACCACTTTCTCTTGCATTTTGATAAACAAACATGGGAAGACTACAAATAGTAGTCAAAGACTGAGCCAACTGATCAGTTGAGAGGATTCTTGTGTCAGACAACCATGACAACCATGTGGACATGGATACTACAGTATCTTGAAGGCAAAATGCAATAAGTACAcaagtaaataattttaagtgtGGCTGGCATTGCGGCATCTCACAGTAAAATTTCATTGTTTTCCAGCATGAGGAAATGGCAATGTGTCACCTAGTCTGTTTCCTTTCTTCCCTTCCTGTCATAATGTTGCAATGTTTTAAAACCCTCGAGATACATAAAGGCGGTTTCCTGGATAGGGTTTAAAATTAAGCCAGAATAGGCCTTAATCTAGAATAGTTAATTGTGGCTTAAAAAATGGCTTTCTGAAACACAGATTAAGTACAGATTACTAAAACCTGGACTATGGAGtcctgaattaaaataaactagatTCATTTAAAACCAACTGTGCTAATCTGAATTAGCATGAGAGAGGTTGCCTAGAAAACATGGAACGAACCAAGAAAATCTTAAAATTGCATGGAACTGAGAAGCAAATCCAAGGAAAACAATGGCAGCAGAAAAAGACtgcaatccaaaaaaaaaacaaaaaacaaacaaacaaacaaacaaacaaacaaaaaaactttactaAACAAGAGACAGTTCTTTTAAAGGAAGCAAAATACATCagctgtggaaaaaaaagaaatgcctGAAAATCTGTTTGTAATGAATTCTATTTAAATAGATGAATTCTATATATAATCCTATGATTgttaatgcttttgttttgtccttTACATAGCAACAAACTAAATGTAACTATTTACATGTGATAATCGGTGTTGGCCCTCTAGAAATGATACTGGTTTGATCCAAAGCACTAGGCTATCATAGTGGTTGCTTCATTATATAAAAAAGGCAAttcttgttagcaggtcctcaacccaagcacaagctCAACACTTCACCACAACGGTAATCtccaaaaaacacaaacataacaaaaacgtttacataatagaacattaaacagaAGTCTCTCCATATTCTcatgtttctaaaaaaaaatgcataaaataacactttttcaacatttcagcccggtgcaaagcatgatgggaagtgaaagtcctgtttgattgggTTACTTGactgaaacatgttatttcaaaatgtatatatacacagtgtatatcaatattgatatatattgaTATAGTAATACATGTGACTTCTTTGAAACACAACGTTAATCTGAAGTTAAACCTGCCTCCTAGTAGGCTCAATTTAGTCCTGGAGTAGTCTTCCTCCAGGAAATCAGCTTATTAAACTCTAGCCTAGACTAAGTCTAGGACTATTTTAAACCATGACAGAGAAAGCAGATTTCTGTTCCATTTTATTCTAGGATTAGTAGGCTTAATCACCGTCCGGGAAACCACCCCATAAGGAACAACAGTAAATAATAGCCTATTGAAATGTTCACTTAAAAAGATAATGaaaacttaatttattttatagtcCTGGGCCTGGGAAGTgaaaagagtgttttttttttttttttctccaatgaATTTGTCCCATTAGTTATGCTTATAGGGTAAATTCATGGCCCTGTAATACCTCATGTTATGCATTTTTCGGAGGACCTTGCCATCCCTTAGTGGCAGACCACTTCTCTTGTATTTTGATAAGCAATGATCAGCATAGAGGACTCCAGCTCATACTTTATATGGTTTTCGAGTTTTGGCTGAACAACCTGAGGCTTTAAAGGTTGCTGGCAGAGGTTCTACTTAATGAGTTGACCAGACCCGGCGCCAGACACAAATTCACGGACGggcattaaattttttttcagggGGGCACAAATGAGATCAACCTCATTGCATAATAACATTAATTGTGAattaaatggacaaaaaaacgAGGAAGAACTAAAGCGCTTGTCCGCTTGCCCGGgacaagtaattttttttaaaggggcaagtgaaagagaattttacataaaataccATCTGAATTGCCTTAATGTAGTATTTGTTGCGTCTGAATGTTGTTTTAGGATGTTATAAAGTATGTAGGAATTCCAGTCAAGAAAACAGTCATGTCtattctcagaaaaacataaaacaaacacaacagaagtaggctactgtatataaaagttattcacaTGAGCATGTTTAAACTAAAGGGTTTATACTCTCATTAATTTAATACGCTACTCCACATAGGAAGAACAAACATGCCAACTAGTTACTGACCTGATACAGACACATATGTGAAGCGGACTGATATCGTCTTGACCTGGAGCTAGGTTTAACGTCACGTGGAAATAAGCGGGGCAGCCAATGGCTTTCTATGAGAGGgtgctgcagttccatttttcatcACAGGTTTACATTGGAAatttgtggggcgctgtagagctggGGAGGGCTCTGAGACCGGCTGCCGCGCTTATCATCATGATTCATGCCTGCCGAATCCTTGcgctacattttaatatatccgGCTCACTTTACGActagaaaatctgaaaaatatttgttgcagaatgctgaacacatttataatatattattaattcagtgtatatagaggtctatgtttggaatgttttgaatattttgttggGCTCTGCCCCACCTGCCCATAACAGACGAGCCGCGACTGAATACTGcagtaaaaattcaaaatgtggagtttttatatttatggcATATGATACAGTTAAGCAACATCACACAACCAAGAAGGCCGAATAATACCATCacgattgaaaatgtgacactgatttcatatgGCAGTTCTATAAACAagtaattaatatgaatttacttacattttagacgcaatattgactgtttttgttctgttttagcAGCGGAAATAgttcaaacaaagatcacagcagaagtGCGTCAGTTTCACAGCAACACTCGGGCTTTCGCCTAGCATTACCTCGCTGATCTCTCCTGCCAACTTTAATGGTCTTTGATTAAAGAAACGCCGTGTATATCCTTATACTGTCACACGAGATAGCTCAGCATAGTTGATTAAAAAATTACAGCTAACCTTAAGCGTGCAGCGCTATGCTTAGCACGACAAACCAATCAAATccgtttaattttttttttaaaaatcagaccaaacacatttttcaacatttttatttttatccaaGAGTTATGTATATACAAAATGATAACTTTTAATAACAGTAGcctattgataaaaaaaagcaaGGAGTTGACTCATCCAGGGCGGGAACTAGTGACTCACAGGGCGGGCCAGGCCCCCCAATGCCCGCCCATGGCCCCCCAATGCCCGGGACTGTAGTTGACCTAAACAAAATCAACCAATAGGACACAAGAAACAAAACTGGGTTATTAGTATCCAAATATTAGTTCAGACTTTTCTTCAACAGTTTATCTCGAGGTAGAATAAGTGGATAAGTAGATgcttctcattttcattcatagGAAATACACTACAAAGTTCTCTGGAAAGGAGTTGGGGAAAATAGGAAGCGATAGCGAGAGGTGTGACTGCATGTTAAATACGAGGAGCTGTGAGCTGAAGGCGTGAACTCTGAGCGAGCAGCGCGCGAGCATCACGTTCACTGGGAATTACAAGGTAGGTTAAGCGATAAATGTAGTTTTTTGCTCATTTAGAAGCTATATTCACACTGTATATTCCGCGAGCGAGTTACGCGACAGTATAACGCACACGTTAAAGCTTTAAGTGTTATAGACATCTACAGATGATAGTTTTGGCATCGCGCGCAGTATATATACTTAGTGTTCACGTGTTGTATAGCCTATCATCTGCTTAGCCAGACCTGTCATCAGATAAGAAACAGGAGAAGCAGGATTATCATTTTACATATCAGTTATTAAAACTCAAGCGTTTGTTGGTGTTTCCGTAGCTATCGATAATATCCTTTTTTTCTGCTCCAAACCTTGCGACACATGCCGTTAAATGTTGTAATAAGACAAAAATCCCTACGATATGACGAAGACTTTGACACATGCAATGCTGGAAAAGCCCATTGTATGTTTAATATGCAATAAAATGTCTCAAAGTGCAATAATTAACTAAATGAGCGCAATTAACTGAATGAACAATATATTATGTAcaaatgatcaatatattattaGTGCAATGCAAATATTgcaatgtaatgtaaataagtaatgtaatattgtgtgttgtgctgcttataaTTAGCCTACGCATTGTTATTATTGCTATTGTAATCCATTATAGGGGAGACCGGGGCTTGTTGTCACAGGCATTGTATCTGTGAATTCTGTCCTccaaactaaaattacaatagAATCATATTTTTGTAGCTGTTTAGTAAGTAAGTGAACAATAAAACCACATTAACATATATTCAGGCAAATGTCTACTATATAATGTTATCACAATCTTCTTGGGAGACACTTTCacatatgttttaaatgtttaaaatgtatgttttatttgcattaacttttaaaactttttcatAACTGTTTTACTGTTGCTGAAAAGCCTATAATAGGCGTTTTAATGGCATGTGACAGCTTACTGCATataatgtgacaacatgctTTGTGGTGCAACAGCATGCCCCCTTTGCATGTCACAAAAGGTAACATGTTCAGTGAACTTCCTGGGTGATAGTGGCAGAAATGTTCACTAGCTGTTTTGTAGTCAAGAGTTTAAGGTCTACTGtctatagttttttttagtcTATGTTATATTATACATGTTTCTGAAACAACTAAAAATTCTGTAAAAGTACCTGATTGTAATCTGACATTGTAAGTCCCGTAAAACCACTgatatgaaaaacattttgatgTAATATGTGCACTGTGGTTTTCAGAACATGAAGATTCATAAATTCATTTCCTGCTCTCAGCAAGAGATTGCAGATATGCAATGAAGAGAAAGAAACCCTAATGCTTTAGCTTCCAAAACATGTTATGATGATAATGAAAGAACACTTTTGATAGAATGCATATTTTCTCAACTCAGTGTGCGAGAGAAAATAGGCGTCACCACTTTTAATGCTGCTCTCCCACGTTTCCTGTTCATTTAAACACATAAATGTTAAGTGTGTCATTTTAACCTATCTCTGTAGGTGACGACTCTAAAGCCTGAAGTAAACTTTGGATTTTACACGTATGTTAGGCTAAACATATAGTGTATGCAATGTAAATATCAGCATTGCACGCATACTGTGTGATCCACAACTCTTGTTTAAAAGGGTAAATTGATAGTAACTTCTGGAAAAATAACAGACAAGGATGAGACTGATGGTAGTGGAATGAGGGAAAAAAGCAAGGTCTAGAGAAGTggtgtcaaactcagttcctTGAGAGCCACTGTCCAGGAcaatttagctccaaccctaattaaacacacctgaaccagcaaatcaaggtcttcaggattactagaaacttccaggcaggtgttttggagctggttggagctgtCTGACACATGAgctctaaagaaacattttttaaaagtcttaGATGACACAGCATTCTAAAAACGTGGGGCTCAAGttaatttgaaagtgtaaatattTTGGTTCTGTGACACTATCAAAACATTGCCCGACCAATGTGAGTTTAGGGCGGTACTATTAGTTTGGCCAGTTTCAGGTGTTTGGGAAACCTGTCTGAAATATGGTGGAAAAATGACATGCTTCACCTTTAAAACAACACTTACTATAATAAACTATGAAGTCTTGAGTGTTGGATGAATATAATTGAACTATAACATCATAAACACTGAGGAGAATACCGATATCCAGATCAGTTGTCGGCCAGTATTGTTTTTTTAGATGAACACTTTAAAGGATATTAGAAGGAATCAAATTTAATTGTATGCTGTCTTATCACTCTGTTTTGTTCTCAGATACGCAAGGTGACGACTTCTACAGCCATGTCGAACGCTGAAAATTGCAGCCATCAGAATCAAACAGACAAATTCATTGACTCAGAGTTTCGTTACACTCTCTTTCCTATATTCTATGGCATAGTCTTTGTCTTGGGGTTGCTGGCCAACTGCTATGCTCTTTATGTGTTGCACTATATGCGGGAGTCTAAAGCTATGAATGAGATTCGAATCTACATGACCAACCTGACCGTTGCAGACCTGCTGTTCGTGTCCGCTCTACCTTTCTGGATTGGCTACTACGTGAATCACGGTGACTGGATATACTCGGATGCCCTCTGCCGTATCACAGGCACATTTTTCTTCATTAACACATACTGCTCCATTCTCTTCCTTACTGTCATCAGCATTAACCGTTACTGGGCTGTTACCAGGCCACTGGTGGCTGCCTCTTCTGACTGCTGGAAACGTGGAGCAACTGTCTCAGCGTTCATCTGGGTCGTCACTCTTGCGGCATCGGTTAAATACCTCATTGATCCGGGAATCCAAATGaatgaaattgaaaacaaaaatatttctcGCTGTTTCGAGGGTTATCATTGCACGGAACGCTCTGTTAGAGAAGCAGTGGCCATCACCCACTTCATCATTATTGGCTTGTTCTTTCTTGTTTTCGCATTGGTGATTGTCTGCAACATCCTAATCGCTCGAGCTCTTCTGGCCCAACCCATCAGTCAGCCTCGAGCCAGCACAGGAAAGCGTCCTGGTGGTACCAAGCGCAGAGCTTTGAGGATGCTGTGTGGTGTCGTGGGTGTCTTTGTGATCTGTTTCCTGCCACATCATGTGGTGCAGGGTCCCTGGACTTTGTCTGTGCTGGGCCTGAAAAATTATTGGAGCATGGAGACTCACCAAAGCTTAAACGATGCTCACCAGATCACCCTCATGCTTATGGGGATCAACTGCCTCCTGGACCCGTTGGTGTATTGCTTTGCCACCACAAAGTTCCGCAAATACATCCAGGGTCATTTCACAAGGGTCAAGAATAACAAACACTGCTCGCGCAACACATTAAGCACGGCTATGTCACTGAAGAGCAGACATCAGAGTGAATTATGAATGCTGTCGAAGAGCAGAACACATATAACACAGTAACACACTGATAAATGTATGGTGTTCATTTTAATCAGTTAGAGTCCTATTCTGAATCTTTCATATTTGAGCAGAATttaatttcaattcaaaattatGTTCTGTTTGGATTTTTAACGggtttcaccaaaaaaatgaaaattctgcttaTGTCATTCcgaacctgtatgactttcttctgtggaacacaaaataagattgtttaaaaatgtttcaatgtTTTTACAACGAAACGAAAGTCAGTGGTATCCAAAGAAAGTAATGGAGCTGGGTAAATAattaacagaattttaatttttgtgcaaACTATCCCTGTAATGCAACCAAAGGATCGATACTTAAAATTAGATGTTCATCTTTCAATTGCTGCCTCTTTCAGGCAACTCCTTTAAACTATAGATTATTTCAAGCATGATTATTCAACACGTActtataaatgctttatatactgaaacattaagcatttataatgtGATTCCTATATTGTCATATTGTCTCTTAAAGAGATAAtccaccccaaaatgaaagATTTGTCACCAGTTACTTACCTtgatgtcattccaaacttttatgactttctttcttctgaggaacacaaaagaCGAGATTTTGAAAGTCAGTGGCGTTCAAACAACtctggaccccattgacttgggcagaaaacactgaaacgtactcaaaatatttatttatattccacagaagaaagtcatgtaggtttgtaacaacattAGGGTGTGAGTAAATGTTTGCTCTTGTGTAGGTGGAACTGACCTACATTTATATGTGTCAAACAAACTCGTTATCTCATTCTTGGTAAAGATGCTGTGGTGTTCGTTCTTGTTGTCATATAAGGACAGTCTTCTGTAGAATGAAGAAGACAAACGAGTAAAGAGGATGCTGCTGGTTAATCTGACTGAAGTGTGAGGTGATAAGAacagaagaaatttttttttattttagacatAATAGCCCCTTTCACTCAAAACAGTCTTGACTCTTTACtgataaaataatgataaattaacatttagaaATCATGTGTAaatgggactttttttttaaatattggtaATTTTCTGGCAATTTTTTCAGTAGTCCTATATGAGAAGTTGTaacattatcaataaattaCCGGCATGATAATGTGTGTGAACAAAGAATATGATTGCCGGTATGAGCATGTGCGAGTGTTGACGTGAGAAGTCTGCTTTGGGCCAATCATAAAGCTCTGTTGGAGCTTTTTACCATTAGCTCCGCtgcttttaattgtttttctatgtaaacatgctagTTGGACGTCTGACCGCATTTTACGCTCGAGACCCTGCCttcatttctattcatcagcACTGTGGCTCTGCAGTCACTTGTTCATACTATAGTAAACTCAGTACTATACAGTTACTGCAGTTTTATCAGTGTTGTGTTTTATCAGTGttgtgtgtgcaaaaacaatttCATCCCTTACACCTGGCACTcagaatatatatgtatgttatcAAATTGGCCAGATAGTAAAACAAAAGCAGGTGGATAAAGAAAATGGCTCAGCGTTTAGAGGTCATTTCTGATGATTAACATCACAGAGTTTACCGGTATTTTGGTAGAAACACAGAACACCATTGCTTGTGTGAACAGTCAAGCTACTGGAAAAGTCAACCTGGTATTTTAACGGTTATTTACCGGGTTTAATGTCTTGAAAGGGGCTAATGCTGATGAATGAAGCTATTTGTTTTCTGTGATACCAGAGTTTCACTGTTCATAAAGGGAGAAGTTGTGGTGCTGCTAAAGAGTCAGGATTATTTGTGATATAAATTGCACATAAAGGTGGTCAATTGATTTGTGTCTGATGTCACTATAACATAAAATACTGCCTTACTTGTTGTGAAGTATTTCTGAGGAGCATTCCTGTGGGTTAGGTTTTGTCACACAGGAAATCTTCATATTCTTTTGCAATGATATGTTTTCCAAAATGGGGAACTTGAGCCACACACCCATGGGAAATGTGCACATAAACCACTGAAATGACCACTAAACTGCCCTGTTCATGTTCTATAGCCTATCAAGCGATTTTAGACAATGTTACATTTAACAAAATTTTGTTTGGTAACGTTTCACAATAAAgttcaatttgttaacattacagCTCAATAGTATATTCATAAATTAACATGAATCTACACCAATCAAttcaatactgtaaaaaattttcattgtttatgatacctaatgcattaaTGTTTAACAATTTATTGTAACAAAATGACTGTATGAAATAACAATTTGTTTTCACAAAagtttagtaataataattattccaATTATGAAATGCAGGTTTGTTGACTTGTACTTTGTTCTTAATTGTAAATCTATGAACTGCTGAAGATTATTTTATCCACTTATAGTGCCatgatgttatttatttaacaggatgtgatatttttttctgatatgTAAGATGATATCTGTTTTATATGTATGGTTTACATTTAATGTATTGCAAAAACAGACTTTTATGAAAATATGTGTTTAAATTCCCAGTAATGTCTTGCCATTCTTTATTAC
This window of the Ctenopharyngodon idella isolate HZGC_01 chromosome 17, HZGC01, whole genome shotgun sequence genome carries:
- the ptafr gene encoding platelet-activating factor receptor: MSNAENCSHQNQTDKFIDSEFRYTLFPIFYGIVFVLGLLANCYALYVLHYMRESKAMNEIRIYMTNLTVADLLFVSALPFWIGYYVNHGDWIYSDALCRITGTFFFINTYCSILFLTVISINRYWAVTRPLVAASSDCWKRGATVSAFIWVVTLAASVKYLIDPGIQMNEIENKNISRCFEGYHCTERSVREAVAITHFIIIGLFFLVFALVIVCNILIARALLAQPISQPRASTGKRPGGTKRRALRMLCGVVGVFVICFLPHHVVQGPWTLSVLGLKNYWSMETHQSLNDAHQITLMLMGINCLLDPLVYCFATTKFRKYIQGHFTRVKNNKHCSRNTLSTAMSLKSRHQSEL